Proteins from one Pseudomonas sp. KBS0710 genomic window:
- a CDS encoding cold-shock protein: MATRETGNVKWFNDAKGYGFIQREDGKDVFVHYRAIRGEGHRSLAEGQQVEYAVVTGEKGLQAEDVVGL, from the coding sequence ATGGCAACGCGTGAAACCGGCAATGTGAAGTGGTTCAACGATGCAAAGGGCTATGGCTTTATCCAGCGTGAAGACGGCAAGGATGTGTTTGTGCACTACCGCGCCATTCGCGGTGAGGGCCACCGCTCATTGGCCGAGGGTCAGCAGGTGGAATACGCCGTGGTGACTGGCGAGAAGGGTTTGCAGGCTGAGGATGTGGTGGGCCTGTAA
- the plsB gene encoding glycerol-3-phosphate 1-O-acyltransferase PlsB has protein sequence MTRSPFRRLVFGTLRRLLYLWVRSETINQSSLTLNLDRSRPVFYVLQSPSLTELAVVDKECTKAGLPRPVLPVSVGSLIEPAAFFYLTPEPDWLGRQDKRGAPPTLTRLVNTLTEHAEENAQIIPVSVFWGQSPESESSPWKLLFADSWAVTGRLRRLLSILILGRKTRVQFSAPINLRELIEHNKGHERTVRMAQRILRVHFRNLKTAVIGPDLSHRRNLVKGLVNMPLVRQAIADEAEREKITPEKAKAQALRYGNEIASDYTYTAIRFLEVVLSWFWNKIYDGIKVNNIEGVQKVAQGYEVIYVPCHRSHIDYLLLSYLLFKNGLTPPHIAAGINLNMPVIGSLLRRGGAFFMRRTFKGNPLYTSVFNEYLHTLFTKGFPVEYFVEGGRSRTGRMLQPKTGMLAITLRSFLRSSRMPIVFVPVYIGYERVLEGRTYLGELRGASKKKESIFDIFKVVGALKQRFGQVAVNFGEPIKLAEFLDAEQPDWRAQELGPNYKPAWLNETTNRLGEQVARHLNEAAAVNPVNLVALALLSTTRLALDEQAMARQLDLYLALLRRVPYSPHTTLPEGDGLALIKHVKDMNLLSEQSDALGKIVYLDEQNAVLMTYYRNNVLHIFALPALLASFFQSSSRMSREQILRYTRALYPYLQSELFIRWSLEELDAVVDQWLEAFVEQGLLRFENAVYLRPAPSSRHFVLLTLLSKSIAQTLQRFYMAISLLLNSGQNSISAEELEDLCTIMAQRLSILHGLNAPEFFDKSLFRHFIQTLLEQDVLRRDEAGKLSYHDLLGELAEGAAKRVLPADIRLSIRQVALHRVDGAAEAPVEPAESR, from the coding sequence ATGACCCGCTCCCCGTTCCGCCGTCTGGTGTTTGGCACCTTGCGCCGACTGTTGTACCTCTGGGTTCGCTCCGAGACGATCAACCAGTCGTCCCTAACCCTTAACCTGGACCGCAGCCGGCCGGTGTTTTACGTCCTGCAATCGCCCTCACTCACTGAACTGGCGGTGGTCGATAAGGAATGCACCAAGGCCGGCCTGCCGCGCCCGGTGCTGCCGGTGTCGGTGGGCTCGCTGATCGAACCCGCCGCGTTCTTCTACCTCACGCCCGAACCCGACTGGCTCGGCCGCCAGGACAAGCGCGGCGCGCCGCCAACCTTGACGCGCCTGGTCAACACCCTGACCGAGCACGCCGAAGAGAATGCACAAATCATTCCGGTCAGCGTGTTCTGGGGGCAGTCGCCCGAAAGCGAGTCCAGCCCATGGAAACTGCTGTTTGCCGACAGCTGGGCGGTCACCGGGCGTCTGCGCCGCTTGTTGAGCATTTTGATCCTGGGTCGCAAGACCCGCGTGCAATTCTCCGCGCCTATCAACCTGCGTGAATTGATCGAGCACAATAAAGGTCACGAACGCACCGTGCGCATGGCCCAACGCATCCTGCGTGTGCACTTTCGTAACCTGAAGACTGCGGTGATCGGCCCCGACCTGTCTCACCGCCGCAACCTGGTCAAAGGCCTGGTCAATATGCCGCTGGTGCGCCAGGCCATCGCCGATGAAGCCGAACGCGAGAAAATCACCCCGGAAAAAGCCAAGGCCCAGGCCCTGCGCTACGGCAACGAGATCGCCTCGGACTACACCTACACCGCGATCCGCTTTCTGGAAGTGGTGTTGAGCTGGTTCTGGAACAAAATCTACGACGGCATCAAGGTCAACAATATCGAAGGTGTGCAAAAGGTCGCCCAGGGTTACGAGGTGATCTACGTGCCTTGCCACCGCAGCCATATCGACTACCTGTTGCTGTCCTACCTGCTGTTCAAAAACGGCCTGACTCCGCCGCACATTGCCGCCGGCATCAACCTGAACATGCCCGTGATCGGCAGCCTGCTGCGCCGTGGCGGTGCGTTTTTCATGCGCCGCACCTTCAAGGGCAACCCGCTGTACACCTCGGTGTTCAACGAATACCTGCACACCCTGTTCACCAAGGGCTTCCCGGTGGAGTACTTCGTCGAAGGCGGCCGCTCGCGCACCGGGCGCATGCTGCAACCGAAAACCGGGATGCTGGCGATCACCCTGCGCAGCTTTTTGCGCTCCTCACGCATGCCGATCGTGTTTGTGCCGGTATATATCGGCTATGAGCGCGTGCTCGAAGGCCGTACTTACCTGGGCGAGCTGCGCGGGGCGAGCAAAAAGAAAGAATCGATCTTCGATATTTTCAAAGTCGTCGGCGCGCTCAAGCAGCGCTTTGGCCAGGTCGCAGTCAACTTCGGTGAGCCGATCAAGCTGGCCGAGTTCCTCGATGCCGAGCAGCCGGATTGGCGTGCCCAAGAGCTGGGCCCGAATTACAAACCGGCGTGGCTCAACGAAACCACCAACCGCCTCGGCGAGCAGGTGGCGCGCCACTTGAACGAAGCCGCAGCGGTCAACCCGGTGAACCTGGTGGCCCTGGCGCTGCTTTCGACCACGCGCCTGGCCCTGGATGAACAGGCCATGGCGCGCCAGTTGGACCTGTACCTGGCGCTGCTGCGCCGCGTGCCCTACTCGCCGCACACCACTTTGCCGGAAGGCGATGGCCTGGCGCTGATCAAGCACGTCAAGGACATGAACCTGCTCTCGGAGCAGAGTGACGCCCTGGGCAAGATTGTGTACCTGGATGAGCAAAATGCCGTCCTGATGACCTACTACCGCAACAACGTGCTGCACATCTTCGCCCTGCCGGCGCTGCTGGCGAGTTTTTTCCAGAGCAGCTCACGCATGAGCCGCGAACAGATCCTGCGCTACACCCGCGCGCTCTACCCGTACTTGCAGTCGGAGCTGTTTATTCGCTGGTCGCTGGAAGAATTGGACGCGGTAGTCGACCAATGGCTGGAAGCCTTCGTCGAGCAAGGTCTATTGCGTTTTGAAAACGCCGTATACCTGCGCCCGGCCCCGAGTTCGCGGCACTTTGTGCTGCTGACGCTGCTGTCCAAGAGCATCGCCCAGACCCTGCAACGGTTCTACATGGCGATCTCGCTGCTGCTCAACAGCGGCCAGAACAGCATCAGTGCCGAAGAGCTGGAAGACCTATGCACGATCATGGCCCAGCGCCTGTCGATCCTGCATGGCCTGAATGCGCCGGAATTCTTCGACAAGAGCCTTTTCCGACATTTTATCCAGACATTGCTGGAGCAAGATGTGCTGCGCCGCGACGAAGCTGGCAAGCTGAGTTACCACGACCTGCTCGGCGAACTGGCGGAGGGCGCGGCCAAACGCGTATTGCCTGCCGACATTCGCCTGTCGATTCGCCAGGTGGCCTTGCACCGCGTCGACGGTGCAGCTGAAGCGCCTGTGGAACCGGCAGAAAGCCGCTAG
- a CDS encoding YbaY family lipoprotein, which produces MKKIILLGLTALIGACQSMTPASKASLDGEVFYLQRIALPPAATLSVSLQDVSLMDAPAVTLAEQKGPIKGQVPLPFHLSYDPAQIKPGHTYSVSARIELDGKLLFITTERHAVQLDGKDEQPLRLRVDAVAH; this is translated from the coding sequence ATGAAAAAGATCATCCTCCTGGGCCTTACCGCCCTGATCGGAGCCTGCCAATCCATGACTCCAGCCTCCAAGGCCAGCCTCGACGGCGAAGTGTTCTACCTGCAACGCATCGCGTTGCCGCCCGCTGCCACCTTGAGTGTCAGCCTGCAGGACGTGTCGCTGATGGACGCCCCGGCGGTGACCCTCGCCGAACAGAAAGGCCCGATCAAAGGCCAGGTGCCGTTGCCGTTTCACTTGAGCTATGACCCGGCCCAAATCAAGCCAGGCCACACTTACTCGGTGAGTGCGCGCATCGAGCTGGACGGCAAGCTACTGTTTATTACCACCGAACGCCACGCGGTGCAGCTCGACGGCAAAGACGAACAACCTCTGCGCCTGCGCGTTGATGCTGTCGCACACTGA
- a CDS encoding DUF4197 domain-containing protein → MLRNSLRLTALCAGLLLGANAMALDLGSLSQGDASGGLKDALTQGAQIAVKQLGAPGGFSNNPEVKIGLPGKLGKVADKLKMFGMGDQVTQLETSMNKAAETAVTQAQPILVNAVKNMSVTDAKGILSGGQDSATQYLNKSSREQIRAKFLPIVKAATDKVGVAQQYNALAGKAAAFGAVDAKSANVENYVTEQALDGLFKMIAQQEETIRKNPAAAATSLAKKVFGAL, encoded by the coding sequence ATGCTCCGTAACTCTCTTCGCCTCACTGCCCTGTGCGCCGGCCTGCTACTCGGTGCCAACGCCATGGCCCTCGACCTTGGCAGCCTGTCCCAGGGCGACGCCAGCGGCGGCCTCAAGGACGCCCTGACCCAAGGCGCACAGATCGCCGTGAAACAACTGGGCGCGCCCGGTGGTTTCAGCAACAACCCCGAAGTGAAGATCGGCTTGCCAGGCAAACTGGGCAAAGTCGCCGACAAGCTGAAGATGTTCGGCATGGGTGACCAGGTCACGCAGCTGGAAACCAGCATGAACAAGGCCGCCGAAACGGCCGTGACCCAGGCGCAGCCGATCCTGGTCAATGCGGTAAAAAACATGAGTGTGACCGACGCCAAGGGCATTCTCAGCGGCGGCCAGGACTCGGCGACGCAGTACCTGAATAAAAGCAGCCGCGAGCAGATCCGCGCCAAGTTCCTGCCGATCGTCAAGGCCGCTACCGACAAGGTTGGGGTTGCCCAGCAGTACAACGCCCTGGCTGGCAAGGCGGCAGCCTTTGGCGCAGTGGATGCCAAAAGTGCCAACGTTGAAAACTACGTGACCGAACAGGCGCTGGACGGCTTGTTCAAGATGATCGCGCAGCAGGAAGAAACCATTCGCAAAAACCCGGCGGCCGCGGCCACCAGCCTGGCGAAGAAGGTGTTTGGCGCGCTGTAA
- a CDS encoding threonine transporter RhtB gives MFGTVSTLVLLLVVPGPTNTLLLRAGVLFGFAASWRMALIECLAYLLQVSVWGVVLFYLSAWSPWAVKATQMAAACYLLKLSFTLWQRHTSSVDSTHDRLSGLHFFWLTVMNPKGLLIVSFIAPIGTFASLSGYAGFMALLAMVVIPVGAAWIVLGSRFEGLQKAWLTPLKINRVTSVAIGCFATIMMGRLAGALIH, from the coding sequence ATGTTTGGGACCGTTTCTACACTGGTACTGTTACTGGTCGTGCCCGGGCCGACAAACACGCTGCTGTTACGCGCGGGCGTCTTGTTTGGGTTTGCCGCTTCGTGGCGTATGGCATTGATTGAATGCCTGGCTTACCTGCTGCAAGTCTCTGTCTGGGGCGTGGTGCTGTTTTACCTCTCGGCCTGGTCACCTTGGGCGGTGAAAGCCACGCAAATGGCGGCGGCCTGCTACCTGCTCAAATTGTCATTCACGCTGTGGCAACGCCACACCAGCAGTGTCGACTCAACCCACGATCGGTTATCAGGCCTGCATTTTTTCTGGCTTACGGTGATGAACCCCAAGGGCCTGCTGATTGTTTCGTTTATCGCGCCGATCGGCACATTCGCCTCGTTGTCGGGGTATGCCGGATTCATGGCTCTGCTGGCGATGGTGGTGATACCGGTAGGCGCTGCCTGGATCGTACTGGGCAGCCGTTTTGAAGGGCTTCAGAAAGCCTGGTTGACCCCCTTGAAGATCAACCGCGTCACCTCTGTGGCTATCGGTTGTTTTGCCACAATCATGATGGGCCGATTGGCAGGGGCGTTGATTCACTGA
- a CDS encoding LysE family translocator has translation MPDILISVYQAIFTFTLAAIALLASPGPATLALAASGAAYGMQRSFQFFVGITLGLVIAMALVASGLYVVLHSFPGLAVALTVISIVYIFWLAYRIGTAPPIEDEQAVVTPGWGAGFVLGVANIKAYAAFAALLGSFTLGTSPAWEQGTKALICLLVCVVFDFLWLFAGSRMRKLFIHPVWSRRLNVSFAILMVATVAWSFTLT, from the coding sequence ATGCCTGACATCCTGATTTCCGTTTACCAGGCGATATTCACCTTCACCCTCGCGGCGATCGCCTTACTTGCCAGCCCTGGCCCCGCCACCCTGGCGCTGGCAGCCAGCGGCGCGGCTTATGGCATGCAACGCTCGTTTCAGTTTTTTGTCGGGATCACCCTGGGGTTAGTGATTGCCATGGCGTTGGTTGCCTCGGGGCTGTATGTGGTCTTGCACAGCTTTCCCGGGTTGGCGGTGGCGCTGACGGTCATCTCCATTGTTTATATTTTTTGGCTGGCTTACCGCATTGGTACGGCACCGCCCATTGAGGATGAGCAAGCCGTGGTCACGCCGGGCTGGGGTGCCGGTTTTGTGCTGGGGGTTGCGAATATCAAGGCGTATGCCGCGTTCGCAGCGTTACTGGGCAGTTTCACCTTGGGCACGTCGCCTGCCTGGGAGCAGGGCACAAAGGCGCTTATTTGCTTATTGGTTTGCGTGGTATTCGATTTTTTATGGCTTTTTGCGGGCAGCCGGATGCGCAAGTTGTTCATCCATCCCGTTTGGAGTCGACGACTTAACGTAAGCTTCGCGATTTTGATGGTAGCAACGGTCGCCTGGTCATTCACGCTGACGTAG
- the glyA gene encoding serine hydroxymethyltransferase encodes MHDIECLQRANALLKQAQSHSAMADLVRAAVVRNEQWRGQQCINLVAAESPTSPSVRALLASEVGTRASGGHIGRDNRFFSGMKNIDELESLCVELLKITLRARHADHRLMGGMAAVLAAYTALARPEDNVMTVPVIRGGDTSNRTNGPPGVRGLKVWDIPFVHKTADIDLTRFSEIAQTLKPAVIGLGMTLTLFPLPLADIKGIVSSWGGKVYFDAAHQLGLISAGLFQDPLAEGADLMTGSSGKTFSGPQGGVIVWNDAALTAPLHEAIFPTLTGSHQINRVAALAVAATEMLEFGQTYMKQVVSNAQALARHLEFRGVTAFYREQGYTRTHQIVIDSKPFACGREAVQRLEAANIITNEMPLPWDTDPYRETGIRLGTVEVTRLGMKEPEIAWIAEQIARVLLHKEDPMGVANGVIDFMKNHRTIYYCHENGLPG; translated from the coding sequence ATGCATGATATTGAATGCCTCCAGCGCGCCAATGCCTTGCTCAAGCAGGCGCAATCACACTCGGCCATGGCCGATCTGGTCCGGGCGGCGGTGGTTCGCAATGAGCAATGGCGTGGGCAGCAGTGCATTAATCTGGTGGCAGCAGAATCACCCACCAGCCCCTCGGTGCGTGCGTTACTGGCCAGTGAGGTGGGTACGCGCGCATCGGGTGGGCATATCGGGCGTGACAACCGTTTTTTCTCCGGCATGAAGAACATCGACGAGCTGGAATCGCTTTGCGTGGAACTGCTTAAAATCACGCTGCGTGCCCGGCACGCCGATCATCGTTTGATGGGCGGTATGGCGGCTGTACTGGCTGCGTACACAGCGTTGGCCCGTCCTGAAGACAACGTGATGACTGTGCCAGTGATCCGCGGTGGAGATACCAGTAATCGCACCAACGGGCCGCCAGGGGTTCGCGGACTCAAGGTGTGGGACATTCCGTTTGTGCACAAAACTGCAGACATCGACCTGACACGCTTCAGTGAAATCGCTCAGACCCTCAAACCTGCTGTGATTGGGTTGGGCATGACACTGACCTTGTTTCCGTTGCCGTTGGCGGACATCAAAGGCATCGTTTCATCCTGGGGTGGCAAGGTCTATTTCGACGCCGCCCACCAATTGGGCTTGATCAGTGCCGGCCTGTTCCAAGACCCATTGGCTGAGGGCGCCGACCTGATGACCGGGTCTTCCGGGAAGACGTTCAGTGGTCCTCAGGGCGGCGTCATTGTCTGGAACGATGCAGCACTGACAGCGCCTCTGCACGAGGCGATTTTCCCTACGCTGACCGGTAGCCATCAAATCAACCGCGTGGCTGCGCTCGCGGTGGCGGCCACAGAAATGCTCGAGTTCGGGCAAACCTACATGAAACAGGTGGTCAGTAACGCCCAGGCGTTGGCCAGGCACCTGGAGTTTCGGGGGGTGACTGCGTTCTATCGAGAACAGGGTTACACCCGAACCCATCAGATTGTGATTGATTCAAAGCCCTTCGCCTGCGGCCGTGAGGCCGTACAGCGCCTGGAGGCCGCCAACATCATCACCAACGAAATGCCGCTGCCTTGGGACACTGACCCTTACCGAGAAACAGGCATTCGGCTCGGCACTGTCGAGGTTACTCGCCTGGGCATGAAGGAGCCGGAAATCGCCTGGATCGCCGAGCAGATTGCCCGGGTGCTCCTGCATAAAGAGGACCCGATGGGCGTTGCCAATGGTGTGATTGATTTCATGAAGAACCACAGGACAATCTATTACTGCCACGAAAATGGGCTACCCGGTTGA
- a CDS encoding ArpA protein: MNHVLDEARLQKHHDNNFSEQRLFSQRHEFARDGFIKLRDVVDDDLREQITVEVKSLIERQLERRDLHLATTDNTPRYMSVVRSEFIAENSLLINALSKSDVLLGTLSQIAGTRIVPSVSKDEEYLITKQERKGDTHGWHWGDYSFALIWIIETPPVAKGGMLQCVPHTSWDKSNPRIHELLCSNPIATYGFKTGDIYFLRTDTTLHRTIPLNEDATRIILNMTWAAEKDLSANLHGNDRWWEDQHVEAAKSLT; the protein is encoded by the coding sequence ATGAACCACGTACTTGATGAGGCACGCTTGCAAAAGCACCATGATAATAATTTTTCTGAGCAGCGATTGTTTTCGCAACGTCATGAGTTTGCCCGTGATGGGTTTATAAAGTTGCGTGATGTTGTGGATGATGATTTGCGTGAGCAGATTACCGTTGAAGTAAAAAGTTTGATCGAGCGCCAACTTGAACGGCGTGACCTGCACCTGGCAACTACCGATAATACACCGCGTTATATGAGTGTCGTGCGCAGCGAGTTCATTGCTGAAAACAGCCTTCTCATTAATGCGCTGTCGAAGTCTGATGTGTTGCTTGGCACCCTGTCACAGATAGCCGGAACCCGTATTGTCCCGTCCGTCTCCAAGGACGAGGAGTACCTGATCACCAAGCAGGAGCGCAAAGGCGACACCCATGGATGGCACTGGGGGGATTACAGCTTCGCACTGATCTGGATTATCGAAACGCCCCCTGTCGCCAAGGGTGGGATGTTGCAGTGCGTGCCCCATACCTCGTGGGACAAATCCAACCCGAGGATTCACGAGCTGCTGTGCAGTAACCCGATAGCGACTTACGGTTTCAAGACCGGAGATATTTATTTCCTGCGCACCGACACCACCCTGCACCGCACCATTCCACTCAATGAAGATGCCACCCGGATCATCCTCAATATGACGTGGGCGGCAGAAAAAGATCTCAGCGCAAACCTGCACGGCAATGATCGCTGGTGGGAAGACCAGCATGTTGAGGCCGCCAAAAGCCTGACGTAA
- a CDS encoding Lrp/AsnC family transcriptional regulator, producing MKRLTKNDQTLDAIDRALLVALHQNARASIRALGRQVGLSAPGCSERLKRLEVAGVISGFSVELDAQALGFALQALVRVKPLTGNFQTVEQLLSDMPECIVCYKITGEDSFVCHLYTHSVSHLDQTLQKITPLADTNTSIIKTVEKKLPIF from the coding sequence ATGAAAAGGCTTACAAAAAACGATCAGACACTCGATGCAATTGATCGCGCGCTGCTGGTCGCCCTGCATCAGAATGCCCGCGCCTCTATCCGCGCCCTTGGCCGGCAGGTGGGGCTCTCCGCTCCTGGTTGCAGCGAGCGTCTCAAACGCCTGGAAGTGGCAGGGGTTATAAGTGGGTTCAGCGTAGAGTTGGACGCGCAGGCACTGGGGTTTGCGCTGCAGGCACTGGTGCGGGTAAAACCGCTGACGGGAAATTTTCAAACAGTGGAGCAGCTACTGTCAGACATGCCTGAATGTATTGTCTGTTACAAGATCACCGGGGAAGACAGTTTCGTCTGCCATCTGTACACACACTCTGTCAGCCACCTTGATCAAACCTTGCAAAAAATAACGCCGTTGGCCGACACCAACACCTCGATTATAAAAACCGTCGAGAAGAAACTGCCCATATTCTAA
- a CDS encoding efflux RND transporter permease subunit, translating to MGFNLSEWALRNRQIVLFLMILLAVVGTLSYTKLGQSEDPPFTFKAMVIKTNWPGATAQEVSRQVTERIEKKLMETGEYERIVSFSRPGESQVTFMARDSMHSAQIPELWYQVRKKISDIRQTLPPDIQGPFFNDEFGTTFGNIYALTGDGFDYAVLKDYADRIQIQLQRVPDVGKVELLGLQDEKIWIELSNLKLATLGLPLAAVQQALQEQNAVSTAGFFETPTERVQLRVSGNFKTVDEIRNFPIRVGDRTFRIGDVAQIHRGFNDPPAPRMRYMGADAIGLAVAMRDGGDILVLGKALEGEFARLQKNLPAGMELRKVSDQPAAVKTSVGEFVQVLAEALAIVLLVSFFSLGVRTGMVVALAIPLVLAMTFATMYYLGIGLHKISLGALVLALGLLVDDAIIAVEMMAIKMEQGYDRLKAASFAWTSTAFPMLTGTLITAAGFLPIATAQSSTGEYTRSIFQVVTIALLASWVAAVVFVPYLGEKLLPDLAKIHAAKHGTDGPDPYGTPFYQRVRRLVEWCVRRRKTVIVLTLLLFIGSVALFRFVPQQFFPASGRLELMVDLKLAEGASLSNTADQVKRLEALLKEHAGIDNYVAYVGTGSPRFYLPLDQQLPAASFAQFVVLAKTIEERESLRTWLIETLNEQFPDLRSRVTRLENGPPVGYPVQFRVTGEHIEEVRALARKVAAKVRENTHVVNVHLDWEEPSKIVYLNIDQDRARALGVSTANLSKFLQSSLTGSSVSQYREDNELIEILLRGTVHERSELSLLPSLAVPTDNGKSVALSQIATLEYGFEEGIIWHRNRLPTVTVRADIYGKEQPATLVQQILPTLEGVRAELPDGYLLEVGGTVEDSARGQNSVKAGVPLFIVVVLTLLMLQLRSFSRTAMVFLTAPLGLIGVTLFLLVFRQPFGFVAMLGTIALSGMIMRNSVILVDQIEQDIKAGLAPWQAIIEATVRRFRPIVLTALAAVLAMIPLSRSVFFGPMAVAIMGGLIVATALTLLFLPALYAAWFRIKKEAH from the coding sequence ATGGGTTTCAATCTTTCCGAATGGGCGTTGCGTAATCGCCAGATCGTACTGTTCCTGATGATCCTGCTGGCAGTGGTCGGCACCTTGTCCTACACCAAGCTGGGGCAAAGTGAAGACCCGCCGTTTACCTTCAAGGCCATGGTCATCAAGACTAACTGGCCGGGCGCCACGGCCCAGGAAGTCTCGCGCCAGGTCACTGAGCGTATCGAGAAGAAGCTGATGGAGACGGGCGAGTACGAGCGCATTGTCTCGTTCTCGCGGCCCGGTGAGTCCCAGGTCACCTTCATGGCCCGCGACTCGATGCACTCGGCGCAAATCCCGGAGCTGTGGTACCAGGTGCGCAAGAAGATCAGCGACATTCGCCAGACCTTGCCGCCGGATATCCAGGGGCCGTTTTTCAACGATGAATTCGGCACCACCTTCGGCAATATCTACGCCCTGACCGGTGACGGTTTTGACTACGCGGTGCTTAAGGACTACGCCGACCGCATCCAGATTCAACTGCAACGCGTGCCGGATGTGGGCAAGGTCGAGCTGTTGGGCCTGCAGGATGAGAAGATCTGGATCGAGCTGTCCAACCTCAAGCTCGCCACCCTTGGCCTGCCATTGGCTGCGGTGCAGCAGGCACTGCAGGAGCAGAACGCCGTCTCCACCGCCGGTTTCTTTGAAACCCCGACGGAACGCGTGCAACTGCGGGTCTCGGGTAACTTCAAAACGGTCGATGAGATCCGTAACTTCCCGATCCGCGTAGGGGACCGCACCTTCCGCATCGGTGACGTGGCGCAAATCCACCGCGGCTTCAACGACCCACCCGCGCCGCGCATGCGCTACATGGGCGCAGACGCCATTGGCCTGGCCGTGGCGATGCGCGACGGCGGTGACATTCTGGTACTGGGCAAGGCGCTTGAAGGCGAATTCGCACGCCTGCAGAAGAACCTTCCGGCAGGCATGGAACTGCGCAAGGTCTCGGACCAACCGGCGGCGGTTAAAACCAGCGTCGGCGAATTCGTCCAGGTACTGGCTGAAGCCCTGGCCATCGTGCTGCTGGTGAGCTTCTTCTCTCTCGGCGTACGCACCGGCATGGTGGTGGCCCTGGCGATCCCGCTGGTGCTGGCGATGACCTTTGCGACCATGTATTACCTGGGCATCGGCCTGCACAAAATTTCCCTTGGCGCCTTGGTGCTGGCCCTGGGTTTGCTGGTGGACGATGCAATCATCGCCGTGGAAATGATGGCGATCAAAATGGAGCAGGGCTACGACCGGCTCAAGGCCGCGAGTTTTGCCTGGACCAGCACCGCGTTCCCAATGCTCACCGGCACATTGATCACTGCCGCAGGTTTCCTGCCGATTGCCACTGCGCAATCGAGCACCGGCGAATACACCCGTTCGATTTTTCAGGTGGTGACCATTGCCCTGCTGGCCTCGTGGGTCGCGGCGGTGGTGTTTGTGCCGTACCTGGGAGAAAAACTCCTGCCGGACCTGGCGAAGATTCATGCGGCCAAACACGGCACCGATGGGCCGGATCCCTACGGCACGCCGTTCTACCAGCGGGTAAGACGCTTGGTCGAATGGTGTGTGCGTCGGCGCAAAACCGTGATCGTATTGACCTTGTTGTTGTTTATCGGCTCGGTGGCGCTGTTCCGTTTTGTGCCACAGCAGTTCTTCCCGGCCTCCGGTCGCCTGGAGCTGATGGTCGACCTGAAACTGGCTGAAGGTGCCTCGCTGAGCAACACCGCCGATCAGGTCAAGCGCCTGGAAGCCTTGCTCAAGGAACATGCCGGCATCGACAACTACGTGGCCTACGTGGGCACCGGTTCGCCGCGTTTCTACCTGCCGCTGGACCAGCAACTGCCGGCCGCCAGCTTTGCGCAGTTTGTGGTGTTGGCCAAAACCATTGAAGAACGTGAAAGCCTGCGCACCTGGCTGATCGAGACCCTTAACGAACAATTCCCCGACCTGCGTTCACGCGTCACGCGCTTGGAAAACGGCCCGCCCGTGGGCTACCCGGTGCAATTTCGTGTGACCGGCGAGCACATCGAAGAAGTCCGTGCCCTGGCGCGCAAGGTCGCGGCCAAGGTTCGCGAAAATACCCACGTGGTCAACGTGCACCTGGACTGGGAAGAGCCGAGCAAGATCGTCTACTTGAATATCGACCAGGACCGCGCCCGTGCCCTCGGCGTCAGCACCGCCAACCTGTCGAAGTTCCTGCAAAGTTCCTTGACCGGTTCCAGCGTCAGCCAGTACCGCGAGGACAACGAGTTGATCGAAATCCTGCTGCGCGGCACCGTGCATGAACGTTCCGAACTGTCGCTGCTGCCAAGCCTGGCGGTGCCGACCGACAATGGCAAAAGCGTAGCTTTGTCGCAGATTGCGACACTTGAGTATGGCTTCGAAGAAGGCATCATCTGGCACCGCAACCGCCTGCCGACGGTGACCGTGCGTGCCGACATCTACGGCAAGGAACAGCCGGCGACCCTGGTCCAGCAGATCCTGCCGACCCTGGAAGGTGTGCGCGCCGAATTGCCCGACGGTTATCTGCTCGAAGTGGGCGGCACCGTCGAGGATTCGGCCCGTGGCCAGAACTCGGTCAAGGCCGGTGTGCCGCTGTTTATCGTGGTGGTACTGACCTTGCTGATGCTACAACTGCGCAGCTTCTCACGCACGGCGATGGTGTTTCTGACGGCGCCGCTGGGCTTGATAGGTGTGACTCTGTTCCTGCTGGTGTTCCGCCAGCCCTTCGGCTTTGTCGCCATGCTCGGCACCATCGCGCTGTCGGGCATGATCATGCGTAACTCGGTGATCCTGGTGGACCAGATCGAACAAGACATCAAAGCCGGGCTCGCGCCCTGGCAAGCGATCATCGAAGCCACCGTCCGACGCTTCCGCCCGATTGTACTGACGGCGCTTGCGGCGGTACTGGCGATGATTCCGCTGTCGCGCAGCGTGTTCTTCGGGCCGATGGCCGTGGCAATCATGGGTGGGCTGATTGTGGCGACGGCGTTGACGTTATTGTTCTTGCCAGCCCTGTATGCGGCATGGTTTCGCATTAAGAAGGAGGCGCACTAG